A window of Tachypleus tridentatus isolate NWPU-2018 chromosome 7, ASM421037v1, whole genome shotgun sequence genomic DNA:
ccacggctggaagagcgagcatgtttggtgtgacggagattcgaactcgtgaccctcaaattacgagtcgaacgccttaacccccctggccatgccgggcccaggaagTACTACTAACTACTTATTTGTTTCTGTACTACAAATACATTTGATTATTTACGAACATTTACACATTTATAATcagattgttaataaaataaaaatagttttcgaAAGTATTGACTGTTTTCTTCTATTATGTTCTATCTCAAGTTAACATTCTTCTGATTATTATTCCTTTGAAGACTAAATTAGAGCATGGAAGGGTTAGAAATGTGAAAGATGAACAAATTTAGAACACATAGTTACTAGTGAATTCTTGTCACGTTGAAATGATATACAAAAAGTTAATCTATATCCATACATTTGTAGGTTTGCTTATTTCATTGAATCGTCCAGTGCAGACTAAATCGCGTTAACCCCCTGTTGATTCAGGAAGCGCGGTGTTCACCACTGACACCTTTTCTAGGCTAAACGGTCAAAAATACCATCACGACAATTCTTGATTTTTTCGTCATCTCAAGCGACCTAATAGTCctcctaaataaattttaaagaaaaaattaggaCCAGAATTTTACTATAAAAGTGAGAGACATCTTTCCCTCTTCACACTACAACTTCACTCAAGAAATCTTAGGTTTTCACCAAACTCTCCCGCAATAGATTCGTCATGATTGCCAAAGTAAGTAACCTTTCTTTTTCAGTATAGATAAGTAAAGCTTCTTGATAATTGTTTCAACAAATGTTTCCACTGTAAAACTGATCATGTTGTTAGAATTTTTAAGAGTGGCTGTACAAAATACAGGATAACCAAAATTATTAACCAGTCTGAAGGCATATAATTCCTCCTTTACTTTGTGCGTTTTAATGAGTTTACCTTATTGGACATCTTTGCTTGAGAAACTTTTCCTTACATATAGtaataataggcccggcatggccaagcgcgtaacatgctcgccctcccagccgtgggggcgttataatgtgacggtcaatcccactattcgttggtaaaagagtagcccaagagttggcggtgggtggtgatgactaggtgccttccctctagtcttacactgctaaattagggacggctagcacagatagccctcgagtagctttgtgcgaaattccaaaacaaacaaacaaataatatataaaatgctGTGAAATAATCGCATTTATTGCTATACGTAGTCAGTGAtttaaatgaaagaaacattAGGATGTAACTAAGATTATAAGATGGAAAACTGGTTTAGCGATACACTGACTGACGTAATACGTGATTGTTATTTATATGATGAAACCTTTAGACAGAACTCTGAATACGACTAAAACTGTAAAGATGGTTTTTAGTAATAACAGCATACCATAAGAGCAAAGCTAACTTTCgatacttggaaaaaaaaaaaaaaaacatatcttgtCAGTGCTCATAACCTCAATGAATACTAATTTTATCATTGGTACTTTTGAAAACTGTCTATATTGACAAAGTTCTAAAATGTGTTATTTAGTAACTTAGCGAGAGATAAAATGTGATGCactttatttcagtttgtttaactgatagtttcataaaattcaaaattcGTTCAACGTTTTCTAAAATTTGtgatatctgtttttattttaacctgaCACACGTACAGAAGCtagtacagtaaatatatgaattatatcaTCTACCACTATGCAAAACTGCACTATTAATTTACAAAtctaacatttgaaaataatttacacgTATGCAAAATTCCCTTTGATAGAATAgctattaaattttgaattattttcatcataattCCAGGTTTTCGcactattattttttgttgttgctgtgaGCGGTGGTCTTTTACCGTATGGTGGCCAGGTGATAAAAGTCATCCAAGTTCCAAGCTACCAACCGAAAGTGGTCGCGGCACCTGAGGTACACCATTTCTTTTCTCTGCTTTGAAAACAAGCCTCGTAAAGAtagttatatttacttaaaaaatgaatatttagccctatttttgaatttatatttttcaagaacATCTTTAAATTACGCTGTAATTTTAGGGTTAACGTCAGAAACTATATTCATCATAAAATTGTTGTTGCGTTTAAACACTGTATTTTCTTTTGGTTAATAAACCCACTGAGATTTTAGTTGTTACAGAAAGAAACTATTATATCTTGGTATTCCCGTCATGCTTTTGTTGaggataaatattaatttttaaacataaaagttcGCTTTCTTTTGCTAAAAGTATTACAATTTTCCACCAGGAGGCCCCAGAACCATATCAGTTTCAATTTGAAAATACGGACGATGATGGTAACACTATAAGCCGATCAGAATCTGGTGACGCAAATGGTGCTGTAAGTGGATCCTATGGATACAAGACTGCAGACGGTGTCTACCGTCAGGTGGAGTACGTAGCAGACGGTGAAGGATTTCGTCCTAAAATCAAAACCAACGAACAAGGTACTAGCAACTCAGCATCAGCTGATGTAGAGATTGTAGTTGAAGAAGCTGCTGCCCCTGCTCCTGCCCCTGCTCCTGCTCCTCAACCTGCTGTCCACAAGATCGTGAAAATTATTCAACCTGTGCACGGCCGCTACATCCATGTCCCTTACTACGGTGTTCACGCGGTTGCTTAGTGATTCGTGTTTCCTATGTGGTAACCATGCTATTGCCCAGAGACGAATTTTTGTGTTGCATTTTAGGACTACGTTGACAAATGATACAAACAACTAGTTTTCTGTTTTGGTTAATGTTGTTTTGTGTATGGGTTATAAGAGTGCAGTTTTTACACTCTCCGAAAGCTTTCTTTGTAAATGGTTAGATACTGCGAAAATTGCTAAACATGTAATGGATATCATTACTGCTGTATAGAGTTTCTGTTGCTTTGCTTTAACTTCAGGTTTTCATGTTTTGTGCCGAGGAAAAATTGGTTTCAGTTATTCTGCATGTATCTCTTGCTTAACGCTCTGTAATGCTGTTACttactaaatgtaataaatatctcGTTGCTGAATGTAACTAAACAAGGTGATATATTTCTGTATCCAAGTCAGTATGAAGACGAATACATTTCTACGTGAAGCGTAATATCacgattattttaaaatcatcacTTATCTCCGTTTAATCACATTCTGAAATTAAATCACTAATAATGACTGCAAAGTAtggatataaatacatataaatcattcCGCTTTCCTAGTTCAGATATGGAAAGATTAAATAAGAGTcttttagttatattacaacGATAACAAATATGCAAAATCACCAAGTCACGTGACAGTCACAGCTGTCCGAAAAGTTAATCCAAGATCCCACAAAAGAAAATAACGACAGAAACtggaaacagaaataataaattaaccacTAACATTATTTTGGATCCAATAAATTCTACATTTTCAAAgagtttgcttttttttaaatacgatTACACGTGAGAGTGTGaacatatttacaaattaatatcatataaacactttaaattataaagaacatCGCTATATcagctaaacataaaaaaaacacacctcataacataaaattaaatatcttggggtttgttttattaaagtagcAGAAGatcccccaagtggcacagcggtatgtatacggACTCACAACcataaaaactgggtttcaatatttatggtgggcagagcacaaataacccattatatagctttgtacctaattcaaaacaacaacaaaaagtagcATGAGAAATAATGGAGATTGTTGAATGTCTCAAGTATTTTTATAGGCTTTTTTAGTTCCTTCTAGGCAAacataatattctaaaaaaaatattagttgtagTTTGACTTTTTTCTACCGGTAGAGGGAGAGGGAATAAGTTAAAAAGgcgattaaaaatattttagttttttgtttgttttgaatttcgcgcaaagcaacacgagggttatctgtgctagccgtccctaatttagcaatgtaagactagagggaagacatctagtcattaccacccaccgtcagttcttgggatattcttttaccagcgaatagtgggattgatcgttacattataatgcttccacggctgaaggggAGAGCATGTTGGGTGTGGCAGGGATtaaaacccgcggccctcggattacgaggcgagtgccgGAACCACATGGCCATACAGGGCCATTTCACCCTTTCGTAAGTAACAAGTGATTAGAAAGAttgtattcaaaattaatttatttaacgtTTCGAAAAAGCTGAATCTATTTCAGCCTACATTATACACCACCAGTTGTAGCGTATTGTTTCTCAACTAAAATTAGACTTTATTAAAAGTATATCATGGcattattatttgaaaaagaaTTAATATGTCTAGTAGTGTTATTTGGTTGTGgatatacactgttggccaaaatcttaaggccagtgaacataaagaaaaaatatgcattttgcgttgttagactcaaccacttatttgagtatagctttgaaagatgaaaataagaaaagggaaaatagaaataaaaaacttttttagcatttaacagggaaaatgtaaacactatgaaattagcccaaatactagttggtcaaaagtttaagaccataccaaaaagaggtcctaaacagggtaggaaatgcccagcaAGCGGTCTCAAtggtgagttgcacggccgtcattgcgaataactgaaaacattcgctttggcatggacgatataagcgtttgcagaagggtggctggaatgttatttcaagtggtgaagatggcttcacgaagctcatatactgtttggaattgacattcatttctatagacttcccttgccatcaaccccaaacattttcaatggggttcagttcgggcgaacacgttgAATAgcccaaaagaatcacgttattcgccatgaaaaagtcctttgtcctgcgggcattgtggattgcagcgttgtcctgctgaaagatccagtcaattccgcacaagcgagggccttcaatcaatGAGGATGCTGTCTCCAGCATGCcctgtagccagctgctgtttgacgcacctgtataacctgaagctctattgttccatcgaaggagaaagcatcccagatgatGATGGAACCCCCTCCACTGtttcgtgtagaaaatgtctccgttgGGAaatccttatcgtgtcagtaacgttggaagccatctagaccatTCAGgctaaattttttctcatcagagaacaaaaccttctttcacttttctacgtcccatgtttagtgcttctcagcaaagtttcatagtgtggaaggaggcgtggcctttgaagacgtttacggtttttaaagcctttctctcgtagatgccatttTATTGTTCTGgagttgcattctgcgtccgtaagggccttaatctggttcgacgattgccTGGAGTTTTGCCGGATAACCCGtagaatcctcctgctcaacgccggcgaaattttcttcggccgaccacttaaaattatcgatctgtatccctcagggttttttaagaaatttgcaatagcagttttactacgcgTAATCTCACCAGCGAAGGatcgttgagagagaccttgttttcgcagctcgacaattttgccacgttcaaattctgtcaactttttagcctttgccatgtttttacccaaagtAACACAGGAtctgtcagtgggagatgttgacaacgctaatgcttgaacacaaatgactaaatttcgttacgtgtttaccgattaacgcttcgtttcagtatggtcttcatcttttgaccagctagtatttaggataattacatagtgttcatattttctctattaaatgctaaaaaaggtttttattttatttttccttttcttattttcatctttccaagctctactcaaataaatggttgagtctaataacacaaaatgcatattttttctttatgttcattggttttaagggtttggccagcagtgtacattacgatacaaaaaaacacacacaatattcTATTAATTGCTGCTACTGCTGCCATCTAGCAGTTAAATTCTAAGTATTCCACACAATCGTTTTTCGAATTGCACATATTAAAATGATCTATTTGCTATCACATTTACGTAAATTGTTTATTCCCGTTAAAGTAATCCGACAATTTTCACGTATTTATACGCAAAATTTTCACGAATTTTTAAGAAGCCGATTGTTATTTATCTAGTTTGTCTATCTATTTAttcacaaggcccggcatggacaggtatgttaaggcattcgactcgtaatctgagggtcgtgggttcgaatccccgtcataccaaacatgctcgctctttcagccgtgggggcgttataatattacggtcaataccattattcgttggtaaaagagtagcccgagagttggcgatgggtggtgatgagtaactgctttctctctagtcttacactgctaaattagggacgactagcgcagatagccctcgagtagctttgcgcgaaattcaaaaacaaacaaacaaaagcttatTTAATGCCATCTAGTGTTTAAAATGTAGTGCTTTCTCTGGATCAGTGTTATGATATATCAGttcattccttaagtaatgtccaattttaggttcaggaaAGAGAAAGGATGTGAAACGcttttagtgttatttaatcaataatgtatgctttattatcattaattacttcctgccagcgattaacaagcttctgaatgccacttctataaaattcttggtgtttggaggaaaagaatgtagagaggatagttttgacatcttcatttgTTCCGAgctctttttcatcaagatagttctgcaaacttcgaaatagattataatcagatgggacaaggtgtGTTGAATAAGAataatgtggaagtttttcccagtctagctcttcaatcttgtggatgtaatccttgctgtatggggccatgtattattctggtgtaacataacacctttacgactgatcaaaccaggcctattttctttcagtgcaacaatcaagcgctctaactgttgacaatggaagtctgatgtaatcgttacattgagtggcagcaaccaacaatatctcaccaaaCGCTTCACAAGACTTTCATGAATAGAGGTCCATTTTAGGCTGTGGTTTATccagtttatctgcactgagccattgtctgtggcgcttaacatttttataatatattcatttttcatctccagtcactaacctgtccaaacaaaggtgagttacgttcacgagagtgcagagaagtgcaaccttgctctaaggttggcttctgtcaaatcatgaatTACACATTTTCCAAATGTTGACACTTTTCCAAGCGGTTGCAGATGACGGTTAACTTTTGAATGGGtttaattaagcttctgtgctagttattcaactgttacagcacaatcttcctCAAGTGCagtcagcagcaagtcatcattaaactcaacaggacgacctgaacgtagcTCATCACTAAAGCTGTAGTCATCTGATCTGAACTTTtaaaaccaccttcgacatttccTTTAATTGAGgaactccgcaccataaacaccttgaatgttttgtgtagtttttctGCACGATTGcgttttttaaactcataaaatattatatgcctaatgtgctcctcagacacatccatctttataagggtttatttgattaatgatctgtaaaagtggagttgggttagtttctttatttgtgttttatacacgttctactacatattttagttattaaagccttctacaaagacagaaatgatgatgcactttctgtattaaattttcggacattacttatgggatgacctgatagttaaGGACGGGGTACAAAAACATGATTTGGGAAGTTGATTGATTTGTACACGTTGCACTGTCAGTACTTCGTTGAAGAGAATAGATTATCTTTTAACAACAATACGAAGATATAATAAAAGATCCCCTACAGTGTATTGTGCTTTGATTCTGTATTAATCTAGCCTGGTGATGACTTATTGTTTACTGTCAAAGTTTGTTTacaatttagcacaaagctacacaataggctatctgtaatcttcccaccatgggtattgacaTCTGGTTTCTAGCGGCGTGAattcgcagacattccgctgtgccactggagggctaacTGTTAAAGTGACAGctaaaataatggtaatattcGAGTTAATCATTAATGGCCCtagttttttacaaattataaagttCAGTACAAAAGTGTTTTCCAtttgtttactctttttttttagtaAGTTATTGGAATTTGGTTTGCTGTCTTCAGACattgaaaatgacaaaatatttgtgaataatctttaatttaaacttatatttaaatacatgaatatattTGTCCAGAATGTCAAAGTTGTTTTTCTATGTCAAGACATTTGAAggaattttttttacacaattttcGTGCGGAGCTAGACAAAATGCTGTCCGCACATATCTCTTACTAAGTTTTAACAAGTGGATTACATGGAAGGCAGATGTTAAACAGAACTTCTCGTCTCCAGCTACTATTGTCTGATCAACTAGTAGCAGTTAAATTAAACTGTCTCTCTGATATGTTATCTGCTTAGCGTGTGTTTCGAATCAGAGGATCTCGGTTCATAAAACCTTGGTTTCACAGTCTAATATTGCTAACCATTAAATCACATTTGAGCTATTGATAAGGTTTCAATTAACCGCTAGAAATTTATATCACCTTTCTAATTTTAATACACCTGTCTTTGACGCCACCTAGTACGACAATATTCGTATTAGTGTAAACAGTTTGGCACCTTTATATGTAGGTCAAGCGTAATCCAGTGTTTAGCATACCACACTGTTGGTCTGCGAGTCTATCATTCGCGTCTAATTACCGCTTTTGCATCATAAGGTTGAAGAAAAACTCCCATTATTCTGTCAAAGAAGAGTAATGTGGCGGTGGGTGTTATTGGATTGCGACTTTCCTTCTAGTCAAACTCAGAATCAGAAACGGTTACTGTAGGTAGGCCTTAAGTAGGTTTGTGCGAGTACCTTGACACTCTATTTAAAGTCAGATTCTATACACTAGTGAAATGAAATACGAAGACATAATTATTAAGCTAAATGTTCATATTTCAAATCTAACAGTTTGGAACAAAAGCTTAATTAGTGATTTCAAATTTTTTCAGCTAGAATTgtattaacaatttaatattgtgGTGTTGAAACAGCTCATCCAATGGGATTATTAAACAGAGGCCTTATGTTGAttctaaacaaatcaaaataagatATATAAACCTTATTTTTAAGTAGTTGAGAAATTTTcctatttattcttttaatgCGAACAAAGATTCATTATTTTCTACGACACGGCGATAAAGCCAAATCATATTCAACTTGAAAATACGGACATGGATGATCATAAACCGTTCAGATTCTAGTGACGTAACTACTGCTGGAACCGAATCCTGAAGATAGAAGACTGTCTAACGCAGAATGGAGTACATGACTGGTTGTAATGGATTTCTTTCTAatgtaaaaaccaaaaaacaaagtGCTAACAACCAAGCGACACCTAGTGTCAAGAATGTAGTGGAACATGCCTCCACTCTTTCTACCCAATCCCTCCTAAACCGTTATATCAAGCGGTTGTTTAGTGATGATCTATGTTATCGAGTTAGCGAGGAGTTTCCCAAGGCTTTTTACACTCTTGTATTCGTCACAATTACACCTTAGAAACTGGAGGTGACGCTACTTTACTCGTGTCcgtattacaaaacaaaatacgtCTTTATAAGATAGATGTAACTTTAAAATGGCTTaccttaaatatttgtattttctttctcAACTTTGCGTGTAcgtatgagttgtttttgtttataacatagtTTCAAATAACATGCCATCGAGAATAGGTAAtccttttttaaaagttttcattaCATTTCAAAATAGTTCAATTACAtccacttaaaatatttaaaattatatttcatttatcagTTGTTTTCAGTACACTATCACAATGAATAACAATAATGGCTAATATAACATTAATTCAACGTTTCTCAACCCTTCTTTTCAAAACAGCCCTACACAGAGTCTGTTATTTATACATCTTAACATTTCATATGCTTGTAACAATGGCGTAACTAAGGGTGGGCCATAGAGATAACACTATTCTGCCACAGTGTTTCGACACACTGGTTGAAGAATGTTGCGTTATTTTCTTGTGAAATTCTCAAAAgacatatattttcatttaaactgttgattatctgaaacaaaattattcataaacaCTTAATAATGTTGGAAAATTCTCATCTGTACTTTCAGTGacttataaaactaaagaaatagaaaaaataattccAACGGCTAACCGGAGACCAAgaacaataatagtaaaaaaacaactcagtaaataccaaaataatatatCAACAGTATGCTGTGTCGTCATGCTAGGATATTAAAGACAAATCGAAATATAATACCACTACATTTTATAACgaacataaaaattacaaaactaaaaaaaatcgaCGTTTTTCACTCTGATTACCGCATGCaatcgaaccttgaattttagtATGGTTATTCCGTTAACCTATCACTCACCCACTGGTGGACTAAGCAGAGTAACAATGAAAAGAGAAATGTAAAGATTATGGACATAAATGttgaaaattgttaaaacaataaataaatacggTTTTTATAACTGACGAGCCATTTTTGAACATTTAGTAATAATGATTGGCATTTCACATTATCAACATCATACGCCACCACTGCTAAAAGAACGTTATAATGAGTCGGATAATTCCAGtattggttggtttggtttgaatttcgcgcaaaactacactagaactatctgcgctagcaatcactaatttagcagtataagactagagagaaggcagtcatcaccatccactaccaaTTATTGGGCTAGTTTCCTACCAATGAGTatggggattgaccatcactttacaacgccaccacggctgaaagaacgagtatgtttggtgggacgagaatttgaaccagcgaccctcagactgcgaatattcgttagtaaaagggtagtccaaacgttggcggtgagtggtgttgtccaggtgccttccctctggcttatcaatgctaaattagggacggctagcgcagacaaacGTCAAATAggtttacacgaaattcaaaccacatcAATCACAtcattaaaaagaaatgaaaactagaattcacaataattttttagcatgtttaaaataacctgttttaaagacaagtaaataatgaaagtcttttttatagtttttattatcaGGTGAGTTTAATCACTTTTTTAAAGAaggaatgtatatataaattataacctCATAGTACTTCACAAGATCGGTAATTCTGTTGCATAGTCATCGCCTTAAGAATGAAAACGTTTTCTTtgaattacaaagctacacaataggctttcTCTGCTTTGCCCACCATAAGTATTGAAGCCCgagttttagcattgtaagtccatagacataccactgtactactgGACTTTGGGTTACAACTTATATAAACTGACGTATTGAAGCATTAAAACGGCATTTCCCTGTCGcccccccccagtagcacagctgtatgtctgcggaattataaTGCTAGAATTCGGGTTTAGTTACCCGCGGTAAGTAGAGCACCCAAAACTCattatgtatttttgtgcttagcttcaaaaaccaaaaacaaatattttcctgTTGAACACTTTTGTAGAAtaagtgagtgtgtgtgtgtttttatataaaaaaaaacatatcggGCTATTTTCTGTGTCTAGCgaggaggaatcgaacccctaattttagagttataaatccgaagactaacTGCTGTCTCACGCGGGAACTTTGTAGCATGAAAGAACCCTTAGATGAACCTTACAGGAGATGTGatatcagtattttgttttctaaataattctgaaataacgaaagaaaataatttaccttttttcttttttttgttaaagtaaacTACGtagttttttaaagattaaaCCTAGCAGAACCCTGTGCCCTCGATGGCTCAGAGAAAAGTCTAAGGACTTTTAACACTAAAGATCGGATTTCGATATCTGAAATGGGCAGAACATAGAAATCCAATTCTGTTGCTTTAAGCAACTACAAAGACACAATCGAAAAATGCTAAAGGTAAAACCACCAAGAAGTtaactacatatatgtatatatatttttttcttactatATATACTATTGTCGAGGCAACGTTTcagaggctcggcatggccaggtggttaaggcccaccaggtggttaaggtgggcgaccatcagattacgaatcgcacgccttaacacgcttggcaataCCATgccaaatatattgaaacgtacgtttgccacgacacttacctaagaacaaATTCTATATGGAAAGACTGCTATTCGCAGAAGGTATGTTCACTATAAACTTTTAGACCTGATAATgctaacaatatattttgtttgataccaGTTAAGTTATGTTAAGTTTATTCCTGATGACGACAAACCCACTGaaatgggcagaacacagaaatCCAATTTTGTTGCTTTAAGCAACTACAAAGACACAAACGAAAAATGCTAAAGGTAAAACCACCAAGAAGTtaactacatatatgtatatatatttttttcttaccatATATACTATTGTCGAGGCAACGACAAACCCACTTGATGTagaagtgtatctcagaacggctggtatgggtattaacatttttacaaataaagcagagaacaatgtctCGATCTTCCAAAGTCATCTTCAGGAAGGTCGACACGTTGTaatctgctttattagtaaaaatgttaatatctataccagccgttctgagatacatattacGTTTAATGAATTATGATGTACGTTAAATAACCTAAGCCTCGAATGCGTAAGTTTCAAgaaagtatttatattaattatttaatcagATACAAAGGGAACTTTTGTTTTCTGACCGCGTTAAGTTAAATATCGATAATAATGTC
This region includes:
- the LOC143256693 gene encoding uncharacterized protein LOC143256693, producing MIAKVFALLFFVVAVSGGLLPYGGQVIKVIQVPSYQPKVVAAPEEAPEPYQFQFENTDDDGNTISRSESGDANGAVSGSYGYKTADGVYRQVEYVADGEGFRPKIKTNEQGTSNSASADVEIVVEEAAAPAPAPAPAPQPAVHKIVKIIQPVHGRYIHVPYYGVHAVA